A single Rhopalosiphum padi isolate XX-2018 chromosome 4, ASM2088224v1, whole genome shotgun sequence DNA region contains:
- the LOC132930845 gene encoding glucose dehydrogenase [FAD, quinone]-like translates to MDVKMIEVTIFLMIIQGYRAIIYPTDYASTLYEDPTQVTFDFIVVGGGSAGATVAARLSEIPEWNVLLLEAGGDPPELTENPLLWTHNLRTQCDWSFFSEKNPSLFKGMEQERCIISRGFMLGGSSSINAMVYLRGTVNDFSQWKNKYGCHGWGYEDVLPYFKKSEDFVDTCRYNPEIHLQGGPLTVTPFDTFDPAYKIITDSQELINVIKLDDLNIIKPAVGYGNFDSTTRNGRRCSTLKAFLIPSSSRPNLYVAKNTIVTKVLIKDDVAVGVEFKCSSDEFKSVYCTKEVVICAGPIKSPQLLMLSGIGPKEHLNDHGIPIIKDLPVGFNLQDHMSVPALVFTDRKCRPMEDIINESGDLLKKEMSLYSKNIATLGLTNLMTFYKSNDDLVYPDVQIINFRIPFNTTNTLPNKINIFTNMFGYAKEVTNIYDELNLLSDLIVMTPVILQPLSTGRVMLNSINPSDKPKIFLNYLSCDEEIETLLKGIEFIVKLSKTKSMIDAGFVLEELKLSNCADHIWDTRDYWICVIQNLAAPFYHVVGTCRMGSEDDSYSVVDPKLRVKGITGMRVIDSSVMPKIVSANTNAASIMIGEKGSDIIKECYGML, encoded by the exons aTGGATGTTAAAATGATTGAAGtcactatatttttaatg ATAATACAAGGATATCGTGCAATTATTTATCCAACCGATTACGCATCTACGTTATACGAAGACCCAACGCAAGTAACATTCGACTTTATAGTGGTTGGAGGAGGAAGTGCTGGAGCAACAGTAGCTGCTCGTTTAAGCGAAATACCCGAATGGAATGTCTTACTATTGGAAGCTGGAGGTGATCCACCAGAACTAACTGAAAATCCACTTTTATGGACCCATAATCTAAGGACGCAATGTGATTGGTCTTTTTTTTCGGAAAAGAACCCTTCACTTTTTAAAGGAATGGAACAAGAGAGGTGCATTATATCTAGGGGTTTTATGTTAGGTGGATCGTCTTCAATTAATGCAATGGTGTACTTGCGTGGTACTGTAAATGATTTTAGTCAATGGAAAAATAAGTATGGTTGTCATGGATGGGGCTATGAAGATGttttaccatattttaaaaaatcagaagATTTTGTAGATACGTGTAGATATAATCCGGAAATTCATTTACAAGGTGGACCACTAACTGTGACACCATTTGACACATTTGATCCAGCTTACAAGATAATTACTGATTCACaggaattaattaatgtaattaaattggatgatttgaatataataaaacctGCCGTCGGTTATGGCAATTTTGATTCAACCACTCGTAATGGCCGTCGATGTAGTACATTGAAAGCGTTTTTAATACCATCAAGTAGTCGTCCAAATTTGTATGTAGCTAAAAATACTATTGTTACTAAGGTTTTAATTAAAGATGATGTAGCAGTGGGGGTAGAATTCAAATGTTCATCAGATGAATTTAAATCAGTATATTGTACAAAAGAAGTGGTAATATGTGCTGGACCTATAAAAAGTCCACAGCTTCTTATGCTTTCTGGAATCGGACCAAAAGAACATTTAAATGATCACGGTATCCCTATCATTAAAGACCTACCGGTAGGTTTTAACTTGCAGGATCATATGTCAGTTCCAGCATTAGTATTTACAGATCGTAAATGTAGACCAATGGAGGACATAATAAACGAAAGTGGTGATTTGTTGAAAAAAGAAATGAgcctatattcaaaaaatatagcaACACTCGGTTTAACTAACCttatgacattttataaatcaaatgacGATTTAGTGTATCCTgatgtacaaattataaatttcagaaTTCCGTTTAACACAACAAATACTCttccaaacaaaataaatatatttacaaacatgTTTGGATACGCCAAAGAAGTAACAAATATATACGACGAATTAAACTTATTAAGTGACCTTATAGTTATGACACCAGTTATTTTACAGCCGTTAAGTACTGGCAGAGTTATGTTGAACTCGATCAATCCATCAGAcaaacctaaaatatttttaaattatttatcttgtgATGAAGAAATAGAAACCCTATTAAAAGGCattgaatttattgtaaaattatctaaaactaAAAGTATGATAGATGCTGGGTTTGTATTAGAGGAGTTGAAATTATCGAATTGTGCTGATCATATTTGGGACACTAGAGATTATTGGATTTGTGTCATTCAGAACTTAGCAGCCCCTTTTTACCACGTTGTCGGTACCTGTAGAATGGGTTCAGAAGACGATTCCTATTCTGTTGTTGATCCTAAATTAAGAGTGAAAGGAATCACCGGGATGCGGGTAATTGATAGTTCAGTTATGCCAAAAATTGTTTCTGCAAACACAAACGCAGCTTCAATAATGATTGGGGAAAAAGGAAGTGATATAATCAAAGAATGTTATGGAATGCTATGA